The following are encoded in a window of Sphaerisporangium siamense genomic DNA:
- a CDS encoding MFS transporter, with translation MAKDTPDRPRSRWGVLAQRDFRLLWTGETASQLGNSITVVALPLIAVVSLGASSTAVGVLAAAVWLPWLVVGLPAGAWVDRVRKRPLMIACDLVAAAVFVSVPVAAWLGVLTLGQLIAVALISGTAATCFYPAYHAYVRTVLDGRDLLEGNAKLHGSETTTQFAGPGVAGLLAQAFGAATALLADAATFLISALCLHRIRVVEPPPASREGRDPLGRQIAEGLRFVARDRYLRPIVTWGAVTNLALMGYQAVQVVFLVRTVGLNPATVGVLLSTGSVGGIVGALVTTRVTRRVGTARGLLLLQLTTAPFALLMPMAGPGPRMLLFGLGGFFVGIGVAVANIVVGSFRQAYCPPHMLGRVVATAMAIGHSMIPLGSLLGGVLGDVVGYRGAMWIMTGVLAVCWLILALSPMRKERDLPETYEPEPALAGG, from the coding sequence GTGGCGAAGGACACCCCGGATCGGCCCCGGTCGCGGTGGGGCGTATTGGCCCAGCGGGACTTCCGCCTGTTGTGGACGGGCGAGACCGCGAGCCAGCTCGGCAACAGCATCACCGTGGTCGCCCTGCCGCTGATCGCGGTCGTGAGCCTCGGCGCCAGCTCCACCGCCGTCGGCGTCCTCGCCGCGGCGGTGTGGCTGCCCTGGCTGGTCGTGGGCCTGCCGGCGGGCGCGTGGGTGGACCGGGTGCGCAAGCGGCCCTTGATGATCGCGTGTGACCTGGTCGCCGCGGCGGTGTTCGTGAGCGTGCCGGTGGCGGCGTGGCTCGGCGTGCTGACCCTGGGCCAGCTCATCGCCGTCGCGCTGATCTCCGGCACCGCGGCCACGTGCTTCTACCCCGCCTACCACGCCTACGTCCGCACCGTGCTCGACGGCCGCGACCTGCTGGAGGGCAACGCCAAGCTGCACGGCAGCGAGACCACCACCCAGTTCGCCGGGCCGGGCGTGGCCGGCCTGCTCGCCCAGGCGTTCGGCGCGGCCACCGCGCTCCTGGCCGACGCGGCGACATTCCTGATCTCCGCGCTCTGCCTGCACCGGATCCGCGTGGTCGAGCCGCCCCCCGCCTCCCGCGAGGGGCGCGACCCCCTCGGCCGGCAGATCGCCGAGGGGCTCAGGTTCGTCGCCCGGGACCGCTACCTGCGGCCGATCGTCACCTGGGGCGCCGTGACGAACCTGGCGCTGATGGGGTACCAGGCGGTCCAGGTCGTGTTCCTCGTGCGCACCGTCGGGCTGAACCCGGCCACGGTCGGTGTGCTGCTGAGCACGGGCAGCGTCGGCGGCATCGTCGGCGCGCTGGTGACCACCAGGGTCACCCGGCGGGTCGGCACCGCCCGCGGCCTGCTCCTCCTGCAGCTCACCACCGCGCCGTTCGCGCTGCTCATGCCCATGGCCGGGCCGGGGCCGCGGATGCTGCTGTTCGGGCTCGGCGGCTTCTTCGTCGGCATCGGCGTCGCCGTGGCCAACATCGTGGTCGGCAGCTTCCGGCAGGCGTACTGCCCGCCGCACATGCTCGGCCGGGTCGTGGCGACGGCCATGGCGATCGGCCACAGCATGATCCCGCTCGGTTCCCTGCTCGGCGGCGTCCTCGGCGACGTGGTCGGATACCGCGGAGCCATGTGGATCATGACGGGCGTCCTCGCGGTCTGCTGGCTCATCCTCGCGCTGAGCCCGATGCGCAAGGAGCGCGACCTCCCGGAGACCTACGAACCGGAACCGGCTCTCGCCGGCGGGTGA
- a CDS encoding FAD-binding oxidoreductase, which translates to MNGARPRPSRPHFLYPGNPGYDEARAVWNAMHDRRPVCVARCRTAEEVSDALRFAVANGHPVTVRGGGHNVAGAAVADDAVMIDLSPMRGVLVDAGARVAYADGGCLLRDVDAATVRYGLACPAGVVSHTGLGGLALGGGYGWLARTWGPTCDHILAAQVVLADGSIVEADETGHPELLWALRGGGGGNFGVVTRFTLRLRPVGPLYHHVAQYPLETAARALAAYRSFAEHQPDTLHVVGALKRVPAAADGGGVVLRLGGAYFGDPQDGPRRIAPLLDAAPPETATGRVISYLELQGMGDLSEPHGHRYYTKSGYLTGLPDEAVASMLSGAQEMPSTLSSIDFEYLRGAIARPPERDGAFPNRDAPYIVTASAQWTDPAHDEENVAWTRRAVHSLSGPRMPGAYVNYVQDEEWAPPDIYGEQRLRRLAAVKRVYDPDDVLRGGRIPAAARPTTSASEGT; encoded by the coding sequence GTGAACGGCGCCCGCCCCCGGCCGTCCCGGCCGCACTTCCTGTACCCCGGGAACCCCGGCTACGACGAGGCGCGCGCGGTGTGGAACGCCATGCACGACCGCCGCCCGGTGTGCGTGGCGCGCTGCCGGACGGCGGAGGAGGTGTCCGACGCCCTGCGGTTCGCCGTGGCGAACGGGCACCCGGTGACCGTGCGGGGCGGCGGGCACAACGTCGCCGGCGCGGCCGTCGCGGACGACGCCGTCATGATCGACCTGTCGCCGATGCGGGGGGTGCTCGTCGACGCCGGCGCCAGGGTGGCGTACGCCGACGGCGGGTGCCTGCTGCGCGACGTCGACGCCGCCACCGTGCGCTACGGCCTGGCCTGCCCGGCGGGGGTGGTGTCGCACACCGGCCTCGGCGGTCTCGCCCTCGGCGGCGGCTACGGCTGGCTGGCCCGCACCTGGGGGCCGACCTGCGACCACATCCTCGCCGCGCAGGTGGTGCTCGCGGACGGCTCGATCGTCGAGGCCGACGAGACCGGGCACCCGGAGCTGCTGTGGGCGCTGCGCGGCGGCGGGGGCGGCAACTTCGGCGTCGTCACCCGGTTCACGCTCCGGCTGCGCCCGGTGGGGCCGCTCTACCACCATGTCGCGCAGTACCCGCTGGAGACGGCGGCACGGGCGCTGGCCGCCTACCGGTCCTTCGCCGAGCACCAGCCCGACACCCTGCACGTGGTGGGCGCGCTCAAACGGGTGCCCGCCGCCGCGGACGGCGGCGGCGTCGTGCTGCGGTTGGGCGGCGCGTACTTCGGGGACCCGCAGGACGGGCCGCGGCGGATCGCGCCCCTGCTCGACGCCGCGCCGCCGGAGACGGCGACCGGGCGGGTGATCTCCTACCTGGAGCTCCAGGGGATGGGTGATCTCAGCGAGCCGCACGGGCACCGCTACTACACCAAGTCCGGCTACCTGACCGGCCTGCCCGACGAGGCAGTGGCGTCGATGCTGAGCGGCGCCCAGGAGATGCCCTCGACCCTGTCCAGCATCGACTTCGAATACCTGCGCGGCGCGATCGCGCGCCCGCCCGAGCGCGACGGCGCCTTCCCCAACCGCGACGCGCCCTACATCGTCACGGCCTCGGCCCAGTGGACGGACCCGGCGCACGACGAGGAGAACGTCGCCTGGACCCGCCGCGCCGTCCATTCCTTGAGCGGGCCGCGCATGCCGGGGGCCTACGTGAACTACGTCCAGGACGAGGAATGGGCGCCTCCGGACATCTACGGAGAACAGCGGCTGCGGCGACTGGCCGCCGTGAAGCGGGTCTACGACCCGGACGACGTCCTGCGCGGTGGCCGGATCCCGGCGGCCGCGCGGCCCACGACCAGCGCATCCGAAGGGACATGA
- a CDS encoding cytochrome P450, translating to MPPDRTSTVRYYDDLACWVVWGEAAREALEDRRLSSETFEVANLSYLPADMHDQCAHLIATLSRWFALLDGERHKTARRAVQPMFSPRRTRALGDVVHTIVEEALADFGKSATGDAVADLADTISARTVAHVLELPGIEQRWARALADFLAASYRREYAVRAQEALREMEEFIDGLPEGDGEGVWARSGDTDTDRLATSSMMLFGGLETTAALITFALWYMLENGLQDGVAASRTGEEAAAIVERVLGLYAPLGHVARVAAEDTALGGHRIARGELVMVSLDGRDLFEPPAASDRPAAHHEGRHADHLAFGHGMHYCSGASLARLTATTVLTLFARRCPEARVREVRWRRNRTYRGFEHLYLTLTGESGVTS from the coding sequence ATGCCGCCTGACCGGACGTCCACCGTCCGTTACTACGACGACCTGGCCTGCTGGGTGGTGTGGGGCGAGGCCGCGCGGGAGGCGCTGGAGGACCGGCGCCTGTCCTCGGAGACGTTCGAGGTCGCCAACCTGAGCTACCTGCCCGCCGACATGCACGACCAGTGCGCGCACCTGATCGCCACCCTGAGCCGGTGGTTCGCGCTGCTCGACGGCGAACGGCACAAGACCGCCCGGCGGGCCGTCCAGCCGATGTTCTCGCCCCGCCGGACCCGCGCGCTCGGCGATGTCGTCCACACGATCGTCGAGGAGGCGTTGGCGGACTTCGGGAAGTCGGCGACCGGTGACGCCGTGGCGGACCTGGCCGACACGATCTCGGCGCGCACCGTCGCCCACGTGCTCGAACTGCCCGGCATCGAGCAGCGGTGGGCGCGGGCGCTGGCCGACTTCCTGGCGGCGTCCTACCGCCGCGAGTACGCGGTGCGCGCCCAGGAGGCGCTCCGGGAGATGGAGGAGTTCATCGACGGCCTCCCGGAGGGGGACGGCGAGGGCGTCTGGGCCCGGTCCGGCGACACCGACACCGACCGGCTGGCCACGTCGTCGATGATGCTCTTCGGCGGGCTGGAGACCACCGCCGCGCTCATCACGTTCGCGCTGTGGTACATGCTCGAAAACGGGCTGCAGGACGGCGTCGCGGCGTCGCGAACCGGCGAGGAGGCGGCCGCGATCGTGGAACGCGTCCTCGGCCTGTACGCCCCGCTCGGGCACGTGGCCCGGGTGGCCGCCGAGGACACCGCGCTGGGCGGCCACCGGATCGCACGCGGCGAGCTGGTCATGGTCTCGCTCGACGGCCGCGACCTGTTCGAACCCCCGGCGGCGTCCGACCGGCCCGCCGCCCACCACGAAGGACGCCACGCCGACCACCTGGCGTTCGGCCACGGCATGCACTACTGCTCCGGCGCGTCCCTCGCGCGCCTGACGGCCACCACCGTGCTCACGTTGTTCGCCCGGCGTTGTCCCGAGGCGCGCGTACGCGAGGTTCGATGGCGCAGAAACCGCACCTACCGCGGATTCGAGCACCTGTACCTGACGCTGACCGGCGAATCCGGCGTCACTTCCTGA
- a CDS encoding amino acid--tRNA ligase-related protein, translating to MTMTQATTVQNLVRPPAVFDSNEPDAFVTALRSPWTALIAELYDVILATTGEYARSRGLRGFPLPLTTRSVTCPTALGSDSEPVPVTVAGVRTYLPDSLQFALEYGCRLTPDGCFVIAPSFRGEPADQTHLNQYTHSEAEIPGGLDDLTGYVDGYVGALSGAILERLGGRLAATRGDVSHLERMAGRASFEQLTFDEAARVVADVDGGVRDEGTWRTLTRAGERALMERVSEFVWVRHYDALAVPFYQAFEDPDGRTARNADLLFGPGEIVGSGERHEDAQTLRKSMALHNVREEDYAWYVRMVEAFPRRTSGFGMGVERFLMWVLRHDDIRDIPVISRVNEPLEFPSAVVRP from the coding sequence ATGACCATGACGCAGGCCACCACGGTCCAGAACTTGGTGCGGCCACCGGCCGTGTTCGACAGCAACGAGCCGGACGCGTTCGTCACGGCGCTGCGCTCGCCCTGGACCGCGCTGATCGCGGAGTTGTACGACGTGATCCTCGCGACCACCGGCGAGTACGCCCGCTCGCGCGGGCTCCGCGGGTTCCCGCTGCCGCTGACGACCCGGTCCGTGACCTGCCCGACCGCTCTGGGCAGCGACTCCGAGCCGGTGCCGGTGACGGTGGCGGGGGTGCGCACGTACTTACCGGACTCCCTCCAGTTCGCCCTGGAGTACGGCTGCCGCCTGACGCCGGACGGATGCTTCGTGATCGCGCCGTCGTTCCGCGGCGAGCCCGCCGACCAGACCCACCTGAACCAGTACACGCACAGCGAGGCGGAGATCCCCGGCGGGCTGGACGACCTGACCGGCTACGTGGACGGCTATGTCGGCGCGCTGTCCGGCGCCATCCTCGAACGGCTCGGCGGACGTCTGGCGGCCACCCGGGGCGACGTCTCCCACCTGGAGCGGATGGCGGGCCGGGCGTCGTTCGAACAGCTCACCTTCGACGAGGCGGCCCGCGTGGTGGCCGACGTGGACGGCGGTGTCCGCGACGAGGGCACCTGGCGGACGCTGACCCGCGCGGGCGAGCGGGCGCTGATGGAGCGGGTGAGCGAATTCGTGTGGGTGCGGCACTACGACGCGCTGGCCGTGCCGTTTTACCAGGCATTCGAGGACCCGGACGGGAGAACCGCGCGGAACGCGGACCTGCTTTTCGGCCCGGGCGAAATCGTCGGCTCGGGTGAGCGGCACGAGGACGCCCAGACCTTGCGTAAGTCCATGGCGCTTCATAACGTCAGGGAAGAGGACTACGCGTGGTATGTGCGCATGGTGGAGGCATTTCCGCGGCGGACCTCGGGTTTCGGCATGGGCGTGGAGCGTTTTCTGATGTGGGTGCTGCGCCACGACGACATCCGGGATATTCCTGTAATATCCCGGGTAAACGAGCCCTTGGAGTTCCCTTCGGCCGTCGTTCGGCCATAA